The Gemmatimonas sp. genome window below encodes:
- the yjjX gene encoding inosine/xanthosine triphosphatase has translation MTFPFARVAVGSRNPVKLAAVRAVLERVQPALELVGVDVASGVPDQPIGDDETQRGARNRALAALEVTGAELAVGLEGGVVELADGRMRSCAWAVVVDRDGVEGLGGSLSMPLPDLVAARIRAGEELGHAMDEIANVVGTKHGRGAVGILTAGLIDRQGAYEPMVAYALAPWLAPALFAPAEGHA, from the coding sequence ATGACCTTTCCCTTTGCGCGTGTGGCCGTCGGTTCGCGAAATCCGGTCAAGCTTGCTGCCGTGCGCGCCGTACTCGAGCGTGTGCAGCCCGCGTTGGAGTTGGTGGGTGTCGATGTCGCGAGTGGCGTGCCTGACCAGCCGATCGGCGACGATGAAACGCAGCGCGGTGCCCGCAACCGGGCCCTCGCCGCGCTCGAGGTCACCGGCGCCGAGCTTGCCGTTGGACTCGAGGGCGGCGTCGTGGAGCTCGCGGATGGCCGGATGCGTAGTTGCGCGTGGGCGGTGGTCGTCGATCGCGACGGTGTCGAGGGGCTTGGCGGCTCACTGTCGATGCCTTTGCCGGATTTGGTGGCCGCGCGCATTCGTGCCGGCGAAGAGCTCGGGCACGCGATGGACGAAATTGCCAACGTGGTCGGCACCAAGCATGGGCGTGGTGCCGTGGGCATCCTCACGGCGGGGCTGATCGACCGGCAAGGGGCCTATGAGCCGATGGTGGCCTATGCGCTGGCGCCCTGGTTGGCGCCAGCGCTCTTCGCACCGGCGGAAGGCCACGCGTAG
- a CDS encoding CGNR zinc finger domain-containing protein, which yields MPVSLSDARRADSRDRPPGPVPPRTRLWLDFVNTDAAAQSPGGDLLRDFEALLSWFQAQGAVDDERAAGIRRRAVLQPAAAAATLVDARRVRAALRVLAEKGHLSDRVRDDAVLEINRVLGRSAGTRRLDARAEGGYARAFVPTGDAFAGLMIPIVESAADSLVEAELARARRCADPRCHRVFLDGTKNGRRRWCDMGTCGNRAKAARHRARTVPRP from the coding sequence ATGCCCGTCTCCCTCTCCGACGCGCGACGGGCCGACTCGCGCGATCGTCCACCCGGACCCGTGCCCCCTCGCACGAGACTCTGGCTCGACTTCGTCAACACCGACGCCGCCGCGCAATCGCCCGGGGGCGATTTGTTGCGGGACTTCGAGGCGCTCCTGAGCTGGTTCCAGGCGCAGGGCGCGGTCGACGACGAGCGCGCGGCAGGCATTCGCCGACGTGCCGTGCTCCAGCCAGCCGCCGCGGCCGCCACGCTCGTCGATGCGCGACGGGTGCGCGCCGCACTCCGCGTACTGGCGGAAAAGGGGCATCTCTCCGATCGGGTGCGCGACGATGCCGTGTTGGAGATCAACCGGGTGCTCGGGCGGAGTGCAGGAACGCGTCGGCTCGATGCGCGCGCCGAGGGCGGGTATGCGCGCGCTTTTGTGCCCACGGGGGATGCATTCGCCGGCCTGATGATCCCGATCGTCGAATCGGCGGCCGACTCGCTGGTGGAAGCCGAGCTGGCGCGCGCGCGCCGCTGCGCCGATCCGCGCTGTCATCGCGTGTTTCTCGACGGCACGAAGAACGGACGGCGTCGCTGGTGCGATATGGGGACCTGCGGCAATCGCGCCA
- a CDS encoding universal stress protein, whose protein sequence is MQRLAMYKTILVPFDGSVLSARALPIAVALARRTGATLQLALVHDPSAYIPFVPGEVAIPVYDVELVSEHRKQDQAALDDAVAGLMAQGISATGVLLEGTIVEALVEHAQSSGVDLTVMTSHGRSGFERLRLGSVATAYLTRATAPVYLVRGSGSDAPPELPVGTLLCTLDGSPFAEAILPHAKAFADAVGLTMALLSVAVPHAMPMAPFGAETLLADDSAIALEEAGRRDYLTRMAADCPLGTEVHAVTDMSVSRAIIDEATRTSAGALAMATHGRGGLKRMMLGSVADEVIRHTHAPVLVYRPS, encoded by the coding sequence GTGCAACGTCTTGCAATGTACAAGACCATTCTCGTGCCGTTCGACGGCTCGGTGCTGAGTGCCCGCGCCCTGCCCATTGCCGTGGCGCTTGCCCGCCGAACCGGCGCCACGCTGCAGCTCGCGCTCGTGCATGATCCCAGCGCCTACATCCCCTTTGTGCCCGGAGAAGTCGCGATTCCCGTGTACGATGTGGAGTTGGTCAGCGAACACCGGAAGCAGGATCAGGCCGCGCTCGACGACGCCGTGGCGGGGCTCATGGCGCAGGGCATCAGCGCCACGGGCGTGTTGCTCGAGGGTACAATTGTCGAGGCGCTCGTGGAGCACGCCCAGTCGTCGGGGGTCGATCTTACCGTCATGACCTCTCACGGACGCAGCGGCTTCGAACGCCTGCGACTCGGCAGTGTGGCGACGGCGTACCTCACGCGGGCCACGGCGCCGGTCTATCTGGTGCGGGGATCCGGCAGTGACGCGCCGCCGGAACTACCCGTGGGCACCCTGCTCTGCACCCTCGACGGATCTCCGTTCGCCGAAGCCATCCTGCCGCACGCCAAGGCGTTCGCCGACGCGGTCGGGCTCACGATGGCGCTGCTGTCGGTCGCCGTCCCGCACGCGATGCCGATGGCGCCGTTCGGCGCCGAAACGCTGCTCGCCGACGACAGCGCCATCGCGCTCGAGGAGGCGGGACGCCGTGATTATCTCACGCGCATGGCAGCCGACTGCCCGCTCGGAACCGAAGTCCACGCCGTCACCGACATGAGTGTGTCTCGCGCCATCATCGACGAAGCGACACGCACCTCGGCGGGAGCACTCGCCATGGCGACACACGGACGCGGCGGACTCAAGCGTATGATGCTGGGAAGCGTCGCCGACGAAGTCATCCGCCACACCCACGCGCCAGTGTTGGTGTACCGACCGTCCTGA